From a single Helicovermis profundi genomic region:
- the minC gene encoding septum site-determining protein MinC has protein sequence MLNLSHLEFKGNKDGIVIHISKESSIKEMVDSLSKKIEKKSFYKGAFVVGTSGKKLTYNEKSIIEEILIKELEINVKSLENIDSFTKKTNKVNNKNSSENDVFDGIKEGLTKFVRGTLRSGVKVDFKGNVIILGDVNPGAEVIAYGNIIIMGTLRGVAYAGANGNINAYVVANKLIATQLRIAGLITRAPDDGDYEPDMPEIAYIKENRMEIEPYI, from the coding sequence ATGCTTAATTTAAGTCATTTAGAATTTAAGGGAAACAAGGACGGAATTGTAATACACATTTCAAAGGAAAGTTCAATTAAAGAAATGGTTGATTCACTCAGTAAAAAAATTGAGAAAAAAAGCTTTTATAAGGGTGCTTTTGTTGTAGGGACGAGCGGGAAGAAACTTACTTATAATGAAAAATCTATTATAGAAGAAATTTTGATTAAAGAACTAGAAATCAATGTGAAAAGTTTGGAAAATATAGATTCGTTTACTAAAAAAACTAATAAAGTTAATAATAAAAATTCTAGTGAAAATGATGTATTTGATGGTATAAAAGAGGGTCTTACAAAGTTTGTAAGAGGAACACTTCGTTCAGGAGTTAAAGTTGATTTTAAAGGGAATGTAATTATACTTGGTGATGTTAATCCTGGAGCTGAAGTTATAGCATATGGAAATATTATTATTATGGGCACACTGAGAGGTGTAGCATACGCAGGGGCAAATGGAAATATTAATGCCTATGTTGTAGCGAATAAACTCATTGCAACTCAACTTAGAATTGCAGGACTTATAACACGTGCACCAGATGATGGAGATTATGAACCTGATATGCCAGAAATTGCATATATAAAAGAAAATAGAATGGAAATTGAGCCGTATATATAG
- a CDS encoding penicillin-binding transpeptidase domain-containing protein yields MNNIKDRRNQILIVFSIIFLVISLRLVDITVINGEHYRELSINNRVRKIPIVAKRGEIFDRNGVLIAGNIPAFAIELSASILSSSELNDVSIKILDILNKRNEEHIEFPIEKNGDEYYFTYDKNVEKYLADNGYDTSAIASKVFQEIRTREQISEELDNNDAKKFLLMKGVSLPLSVSKMKFWSQIEKEKFLKYYHLPYDIDAKAALKKIRNLRYYKIDSTYSDEDALKILTIKHAFRIKGYLKYNPVKISSSVNKETAVLIEEMSMSLPGINVRIEPQRNYPFNSSASHIIGYMGKISSENEIEKYVRKNNYDENQLIGKVGIEGRYELDLKGENGYKYIEVDALGKLVKNVDDSIYGIDSKKAKAGKDITLTVDINLQKKLEKHIKDLLEALQVGGTYKSEWGDFKFKEAFPKAKTAAAVVTDVNTGEVLALVSYPSYDLNLFSTGISYDNWKKLSPKNIKDQLSPRPLYDIATLTAVQPGSTYKMVTGFAALEQGLDPSLKINADGYIEIGKHRYGCWIWNDYHAKHGPTDLYKAIEESCNYYFFDMGMGYDYKKDKPLSFEMSTKILLDYSKYFGLNDKTGIEIGEVSVGVPSETKKEVTTINMLKRKLKFILPEYFPKELIDSEDKTDAVIAKIVALKDSSISRGNLIKTLIKFGANSDYYIVEKLADIIKYDYFSNINWSEGDGLNLAIGQGDHKYTPVQMSRYIATLANGGKLNELTLIKKVGDTKIIKNQNVNPSSFDQSNSLKELRKGMLLVTRGNRGTAKTAFKKFPIDVGAKTGTAEKAGTIPPKSEKEYIKKYLSLINRNLTYDEVEKKSLEIIKQRNDELAELQIKKIKLEEEAKSLVDKSSKELLIKEINKLENKIEYLFRIGYLSEENTIREALKELSNFKLTDEMINEYRDNYDSFSWFVSFAPYEKPEISVVVLIPQGGHGGYASPIARDIIADYLKLDPNDYKEDNK; encoded by the coding sequence ATGAATAATATAAAAGATAGAAGAAATCAAATATTAATAGTATTCTCGATTATTTTTCTTGTAATATCACTTAGATTAGTTGATATTACAGTTATAAATGGTGAACATTATAGAGAACTTTCAATTAATAATAGGGTAAGAAAAATTCCTATAGTAGCAAAAAGAGGAGAGATTTTTGATAGAAATGGAGTTCTTATTGCAGGAAATATTCCTGCTTTTGCCATAGAATTATCTGCAAGTATACTTTCAAGTAGTGAACTTAACGACGTTTCGATTAAAATATTAGATATATTAAACAAAAGAAACGAAGAACATATTGAGTTTCCTATAGAGAAAAATGGCGATGAATATTATTTTACATATGATAAAAATGTTGAAAAGTATTTAGCTGATAATGGTTATGATACGAGTGCTATAGCAAGTAAAGTTTTTCAAGAAATAAGAACTAGAGAGCAAATTTCTGAAGAGCTAGATAATAATGATGCGAAAAAATTCTTATTAATGAAGGGAGTTTCGCTTCCCTTATCAGTAAGTAAAATGAAATTTTGGTCGCAGATAGAAAAAGAAAAATTTTTAAAATACTATCATTTGCCTTATGATATAGATGCAAAGGCAGCACTTAAAAAAATTAGAAATTTGAGATATTATAAAATTGATAGTACATATTCTGATGAAGATGCATTAAAGATACTTACAATTAAACACGCATTTAGAATAAAAGGATATTTGAAATATAATCCTGTAAAAATTTCTTCAAGTGTTAATAAAGAAACTGCTGTCTTAATTGAGGAAATGTCAATGAGTTTGCCAGGCATTAATGTTAGAATTGAACCACAAAGAAACTATCCTTTTAATAGTAGTGCGTCTCATATAATTGGTTATATGGGCAAAATCTCTAGTGAAAACGAAATTGAAAAATATGTAAGGAAAAACAATTATGATGAAAATCAATTAATTGGTAAAGTTGGAATTGAAGGTAGATACGAACTTGATTTAAAAGGAGAAAATGGATATAAATATATTGAAGTTGACGCACTTGGGAAATTAGTAAAAAATGTTGATGACAGCATTTATGGAATTGATTCTAAAAAAGCGAAAGCTGGTAAAGATATAACATTAACCGTTGATATTAATCTTCAAAAGAAACTTGAAAAACACATTAAAGACTTACTAGAGGCTCTTCAAGTAGGCGGTACATATAAAAGTGAATGGGGAGATTTTAAATTTAAAGAGGCTTTTCCTAAAGCTAAAACTGCAGCAGCAGTTGTAACTGATGTTAATACTGGTGAAGTACTTGCTCTTGTAAGTTATCCGTCATATGATCTTAATTTGTTTTCTACGGGAATAAGTTATGATAATTGGAAAAAACTTTCTCCGAAGAATATTAAAGATCAACTTTCTCCAAGACCTTTATATGATATAGCGACTCTTACTGCTGTACAACCTGGTTCGACCTACAAGATGGTTACAGGATTTGCTGCACTAGAGCAAGGTCTTGATCCAAGTCTCAAAATAAATGCGGATGGATATATTGAAATTGGAAAACATAGGTATGGATGTTGGATATGGAATGATTATCATGCCAAACATGGACCAACTGATTTATATAAAGCTATCGAAGAATCTTGTAATTACTATTTTTTCGATATGGGAATGGGATACGATTATAAAAAAGATAAACCATTAAGTTTTGAAATGAGTACTAAAATACTCCTTGATTATTCAAAATATTTCGGATTAAATGATAAAACTGGAATTGAAATTGGTGAAGTAAGTGTTGGGGTTCCAAGTGAAACAAAAAAAGAAGTAACTACTATAAACATGCTTAAAAGGAAACTTAAATTTATACTCCCAGAATATTTTCCTAAGGAATTAATTGACTCGGAAGATAAAACAGATGCAGTTATTGCTAAAATCGTTGCTCTTAAAGATTCTTCAATATCTCGTGGAAATTTAATTAAAACGCTAATTAAATTTGGTGCAAATAGTGATTATTATATTGTTGAAAAATTAGCAGATATTATAAAATATGATTATTTTAGTAATATTAATTGGTCGGAGGGTGATGGACTTAATTTGGCAATTGGTCAAGGTGACCATAAATATACGCCTGTACAAATGTCTAGATATATAGCTACTCTTGCAAACGGTGGCAAGCTTAATGAACTTACTTTAATTAAAAAAGTTGGAGATACAAAAATTATAAAAAATCAAAATGTGAATCCTTCAAGTTTTGATCAATCAAATAGTCTAAAAGAGTTAAGAAAAGGAATGTTATTAGTAACTAGAGGAAATAGAGGAACAGCGAAGACTGCATTTAAGAAATTTCCTATTGATGTTGGAGCTAAAACTGGAACGGCAGAAAAAGCTGGAACGATTCCGCCTAAAAGTGAAAAAGAATATATAAAAAAATATCTATCACTTATAAATAGAAATTTAACATATGATGAAGTTGAGAAGAAATCTTTAGAAATTATAAAACAAAGAAATGACGAATTGGCTGAACTTCAAATTAAAAAAATAAAATTAGAAGAAGAAGCAAAATCATTAGTAGACAAATCAAGCAAGGAATTATTAATTAAGGAAATCAATAAATTAGAAAACAAAATTGAGTATTTATTTAGAATTGGGTATTTAAGTGAAGAAAATACTATTAGAGAAGCATTAAAGGAATTATCTAATTTTAAACTTACTGACGAAATGATAAATGAATATAGAGATAACTATGATAGTTTTTCGTGGTTTGTATCATTTGCACCATATGAAAAACCTGAGATTTCTGTTGTGGTGTTAATTCCACAAGGTGGGCATGGGGGATATGCATCTCCAATTGCTAGAGATATAATTGCAGATTACTTAAAACTTGATCCAAATGACTATAAGGAAGATAATAAATAA
- the mreD gene encoding rod shape-determining protein MreD: MKSKYVILISIFVFLIQSTILQFFRIYGIIPNISLVMIVTFTLIYGKKEGYIFAIGVGILQDVFLSKALSINLIIYTSIVFIISLFYEKLFKDNFLTPIITIIFATFIYHIMFLLFMYLIGASINDLDFYKIILGEGIENIVIITFIYGKIFPRVYDYNMR, from the coding sequence ATGAAAAGTAAATATGTAATTTTAATTTCAATATTTGTTTTTTTAATACAGTCAACAATTTTACAGTTTTTTCGAATTTATGGAATTATCCCTAATATATCGTTGGTAATGATTGTTACTTTTACTCTTATTTATGGTAAAAAAGAAGGCTATATATTTGCAATTGGAGTAGGAATTTTGCAAGATGTATTTTTATCTAAAGCTTTAAGTATTAATTTGATAATTTATACAAGTATTGTTTTTATTATTAGTCTTTTTTATGAAAAGTTATTTAAAGATAATTTTTTGACTCCAATTATTACGATAATTTTTGCAACATTTATATATCATATAATGTTTTTACTATTTATGTATTTAATTGGTGCTTCTATAAACGATTTGGACTTTTATAAAATAATTTTGGGTGAAGGAATTGAAAATATTGTGATTATAACATTTATATATGGCAAGATTTTTCCAAGAGTGTATGATTATAACATGAGATAG
- the mreC gene encoding rod shape-determining protein MreC, whose translation MNEYSKWKKWFIIILGIILLFFMGISAGGRSRISIFENIAGVIITPIQKVLYTSSEYISSKVNPILNVWKTMDENKMLLEENSKMKEELIKVTLDKKEYGELKDLSKTLNYINKTKIDNFVSANITAKDSGNWYNMFTIDVGENDGVTKNSTVINGKGLVGLVYDVGSNWSKVVTIIDNKSSIGFESLKVKSSFDGILSGTYNYNLIGNLFDPKAKVEFGDKIITSGLGIYPKGILIGYVDKINTNKDNLLIEVKVKPTVNFKKINKVIVLPYDKERTYDEK comes from the coding sequence ATGAATGAATATTCTAAATGGAAAAAATGGTTTATTATAATTTTAGGCATTATTTTGCTTTTTTTTATGGGAATATCTGCTGGGGGAAGAAGTAGAATTTCTATATTTGAAAATATAGCTGGAGTTATTATTACACCTATTCAAAAGGTTCTGTATACATCGAGTGAATATATTTCGTCAAAAGTGAATCCGATTTTAAATGTTTGGAAAACTATGGATGAAAACAAAATGTTACTAGAAGAAAATTCAAAAATGAAAGAAGAACTTATTAAAGTCACTTTAGATAAAAAAGAATATGGTGAATTGAAAGACTTAAGTAAAACATTAAATTATATTAACAAGACGAAAATAGATAATTTCGTATCTGCAAATATTACTGCTAAAGATTCTGGTAATTGGTATAACATGTTTACCATTGATGTTGGAGAAAATGACGGAGTTACTAAGAATTCTACTGTTATAAATGGAAAAGGTTTAGTTGGATTAGTTTATGATGTAGGAAGTAATTGGTCAAAGGTAGTTACGATAATAGATAATAAAAGTTCTATAGGTTTTGAATCATTGAAAGTAAAAAGTAGTTTTGATGGAATTTTAAGTGGAACCTATAATTATAATTTGATTGGCAATTTATTTGATCCTAAAGCAAAAGTAGAGTTTGGAGATAAGATTATAACTTCAGGACTTGGAATATATCCAAAAGGTATATTGATAGGTTATGTAGATAAGATCAATACTAATAAAGATAATTTGCTAATTGAAGTTAAGGTAAAACCCACTGTGAATTTTAAAAAAATTAATAAGGTAATTGTGCTTCCTTACGATAAGGAGAGAACTTACGATGAAAAGTAA
- a CDS encoding rod shape-determining protein: MRIFNWFTKDIGIDLGTANTLVNVKNKGIVVREPSVVAIKKDTNEILDVGLGAKQMIGRTPGNIIAIRPLRDGVIADFDVTYKMIKYFIDKAIPKRSFFTYTRVVVGIPYGVTDVEKKAVIQASTSAGAKEALLIEEPMAAAIGAGLPVEEPTGSMVVDIGGGTTEIAVISLGGIVTSQSIRIGGDKMDESIVNYIRKEYNLMIGERTAEKLKIEIGYAYEVKSSILSKDTKLEITGRNLLTGLPKNQIIDSSEILNALREPISSIVEGIKSTLERTPPELASDIMQDGIMLTGGGALLKGLDALINSQTYMPVHIANEPLDCVAIGTGVAVEEYDKYKNVFIRQSNILK, from the coding sequence TTGAGAATTTTTAATTGGTTTACAAAAGATATAGGTATTGATCTAGGAACGGCTAACACATTAGTTAATGTTAAAAACAAAGGTATTGTTGTAAGAGAACCTTCAGTTGTAGCAATAAAAAAAGATACAAATGAAATTTTAGATGTTGGTTTAGGTGCGAAACAAATGATAGGTAGAACTCCTGGAAATATTATTGCAATAAGACCACTTCGCGATGGTGTAATTGCTGATTTTGACGTAACTTATAAAATGATCAAATATTTTATAGATAAAGCTATTCCTAAAAGAAGCTTTTTTACTTATACAAGAGTCGTTGTTGGGATACCATATGGTGTAACTGATGTTGAAAAAAAAGCTGTTATACAGGCCTCAACTTCTGCAGGAGCTAAGGAAGCTTTATTAATTGAAGAACCAATGGCAGCTGCAATAGGAGCGGGGCTTCCTGTTGAAGAACCTACTGGTAGCATGGTTGTTGACATAGGTGGTGGAACTACTGAAATTGCAGTTATTTCACTTGGTGGTATTGTTACTTCACAATCAATTAGAATTGGTGGAGACAAAATGGATGAATCAATTGTTAATTATATTAGGAAAGAATATAATTTGATGATAGGTGAGAGGACTGCTGAAAAACTTAAAATTGAGATTGGCTATGCCTATGAAGTTAAATCGTCTATTTTATCTAAAGATACCAAATTAGAGATAACAGGAAGAAATTTATTGACTGGGCTTCCAAAAAATCAAATTATAGATTCAAGTGAAATTTTAAATGCATTAAGAGAACCAATTAGCTCTATTGTTGAAGGTATTAAGTCTACGCTTGAAAGAACACCCCCTGAACTTGCTTCAGATATTATGCAGGACGGGATTATGCTTACAGGTGGTGGAGCTCTTTTAAAGGGTCTAGATGCACTTATAAATTCACAGACCTATATGCCTGTTCATATCGCAAATGAACCTCTTGATTGTGTAGCAATAGGTACTGGTGTTGCAGTTGAGGAGTATGATAAGTATAAAAATGTTTTTATTAGGCAAAGCAATATTTTAAAATAG
- the radC gene encoding RadC family protein, translating into MDIVFKNKKEFERPRERAMLKGVNSLSVNELISIILSSGSKSKNVYDISNEIIDMCSNLEGLNNITVDELCTINGLGKIKALKVICAVELGKRVVSYKKEVRKKITSPTDIVEELVISMQFLKKEEFRSVLLDTKNSIISIETISIGSLNSSIVHPREVFNLAVRKSAASIILVHNHPSGNTNPSEEDRSITKRLKKAGKILGIEILDHIIIGNSKYFSFREHDILDE; encoded by the coding sequence ATGGATATTGTATTTAAGAATAAAAAAGAGTTTGAAAGACCTAGAGAAAGAGCAATGCTTAAAGGTGTAAATTCACTTTCGGTTAATGAATTAATTTCTATTATTCTTTCCAGTGGTAGTAAAAGTAAAAATGTTTACGACATATCTAATGAAATTATAGATATGTGTTCTAATTTGGAAGGTTTAAATAATATTACTGTAGATGAATTATGCACTATTAACGGACTTGGTAAAATAAAAGCTTTAAAAGTAATTTGCGCAGTTGAACTTGGTAAAAGAGTAGTTTCATATAAAAAAGAAGTAAGAAAGAAAATTACATCGCCAACAGATATTGTTGAAGAATTAGTGATAAGTATGCAATTTTTAAAAAAAGAGGAATTTAGAAGTGTTTTATTAGATACTAAAAACAGCATTATATCGATAGAAACAATTTCGATTGGAAGTTTAAATTCCTCAATTGTACATCCAAGAGAGGTTTTTAATTTAGCAGTTAGAAAATCAGCAGCTTCAATTATTTTAGTTCATAATCATCCTAGTGGAAATACAAACCCTAGTGAAGAAGATAGAAGTATTACAAAGAGGCTAAAAAAAGCAGGTAAGATACTGGGAATTGAGATTCTAGATCACATTATTATAGGAAACTCTAAATATTTTAGTTTTAGAGAACATGATATTTTAGATGAATAA
- a CDS encoding nucleoside triphosphate pyrophosphatase: MKKIILASNSPRRKEILKNMGLNFKTISSDIEEKVDENESPESIVMSLAFRKANDIFVKSDKDSIIIAADTIVFYNKVIGKPRSKKEAKEMLRLLSDNTHYVYTGVSIIDDKNKIIDFVKTKVVFKKLTDKQIDNYIETGEPLDKAGAYAIQGVGSVFVDSIEGDYFNVVGLPISRLSDILSDVFNIHIL; the protein is encoded by the coding sequence ATGAAAAAAATAATATTAGCTTCAAATTCGCCGAGAAGAAAAGAGATATTAAAAAATATGGGGCTTAATTTTAAAACTATTTCAAGTGATATTGAAGAAAAGGTTGATGAAAATGAATCGCCAGAGAGCATTGTTATGAGTTTGGCTTTTAGAAAGGCAAATGATATTTTTGTAAAGTCTGATAAAGACTCTATAATAATTGCAGCTGATACGATTGTTTTTTATAACAAAGTTATAGGAAAACCCAGAAGTAAAAAAGAAGCAAAAGAAATGCTTAGGCTTTTAAGTGATAATACTCATTATGTTTATACAGGTGTAAGTATTATTGACGATAAAAATAAAATAATTGATTTTGTAAAAACTAAAGTAGTCTTTAAAAAATTAACTGATAAGCAAATTGATAATTATATTGAAACTGGAGAACCCTTAGATAAGGCTGGTGCATATGCTATTCAGGGTGTAGGTTCAGTATTTGTTGATTCAATTGAAGGTGATTATTTCAATGTGGTAGGATTGCCTATTTCAAGGTTAAGTGACATTTTAAGTGATGTTTTTAATATTCATATCCTTTAG
- a CDS encoding DUF4321 domain-containing protein codes for MKATNKNTLVLLIVLLIGLVIGGIIGDIFKNYISVLSYGKTIGFSPVTIDLGIVEFTLGFLMHLNLSSIIGILIAFIIFRKM; via the coding sequence TTGAAAGCAACTAATAAAAATACTTTAGTTTTACTTATCGTACTACTTATAGGACTTGTAATTGGAGGCATTATAGGAGATATCTTTAAAAATTATATCAGCGTTTTATCCTATGGTAAAACAATTGGCTTTAGTCCAGTGACAATTGATTTGGGAATTGTTGAGTTTACTTTAGGTTTCTTAATGCATTTAAATTTATCAAGTATTATTGGTATTTTAATTGCGTTTATTATTTTTAGAAAGATGTAG
- a CDS encoding helix-turn-helix domain-containing protein gives MNRLAKEIYEARLKSGLTQKQLAKKCGLAESYIKSIESGKKIINEGNSEKIFKVLGRKAVELINENEEKTEVRKEKKKEEKVIKENINIQPNDKWLDALSGVIKNYPVYNGQFNKVIDNRDITILKKKIDGRSHEKIFFMEAPSSDMESRCISKGDILTLFKTKTITGGKIYTVKHKGNVIIGVLRLNSGKISIFNDKNKDLSVNVKEIEILGQCLKVEKKL, from the coding sequence ATGAATAGATTAGCGAAAGAAATATATGAAGCAAGGTTAAAATCAGGACTTACTCAGAAGCAACTTGCAAAAAAATGTGGTTTAGCTGAATCATATATAAAGAGTATTGAATCTGGCAAAAAAATTATAAACGAGGGTAATTCAGAAAAAATATTTAAAGTCCTTGGTAGAAAAGCAGTAGAACTTATTAATGAAAATGAAGAAAAGACAGAAGTTAGAAAAGAAAAAAAGAAAGAAGAAAAAGTAATTAAAGAAAATATAAATATTCAGCCTAACGATAAATGGTTAGATGCCCTTTCAGGCGTAATAAAGAATTATCCTGTATATAATGGTCAATTTAATAAAGTTATTGATAATAGAGATATAACAATTTTAAAAAAGAAAATAGATGGTCGTTCGCACGAAAAAATATTCTTTATGGAAGCTCCATCAAGTGATATGGAATCAAGATGCATAAGTAAAGGAGATATACTTACTCTTTTTAAAACTAAGACTATAACTGGTGGGAAAATTTATACAGTAAAGCATAAAGGCAATGTAATAATAGGTGTTTTAAGATTAAATAGTGGTAAGATTAGTATTTTTAATGATAAAAATAAAGATTTAAGTGTAAATGTCAAAGAAATTGAAATACTAGGCCAATGTTTAAAAGTTGAAAAGAAACTCTAG
- a CDS encoding RnfABCDGE type electron transport complex subunit B has protein sequence MDFNNILISGVSLGAMGLVFGAGLAYASQKFAVEIDPKAVAIRDALPGANCGGCGYPGCDGFANAVVKGEAPVDGCPVGGSDCATLVAKIMGVSAEGKVKQVARVLCKGGKDTCTDKYVYDGFEDCRAANMLLGGSKSCEYGCMGLGSCVAVCPFDAIHINEEGLAEVEPDKCTACGKCIEVCPKDVIAYVPYEQLTVVDCNNKERGAHVKKNCNVACIACGICERSCPFDAIHVENLLAVIDYDKCTNCMICAEKCPTGSITADFNLRKTAEIIEEKCIGCTLCTKVCPVDAIEGKLKEVHKIDPEKCIGCGKCEEKCPKDAIFMK, from the coding sequence ATGGATTTTAATAACATTCTAATATCCGGAGTTAGCCTTGGAGCTATGGGGTTAGTATTTGGAGCAGGTTTAGCATATGCTTCTCAAAAATTTGCTGTTGAAATTGATCCAAAGGCTGTTGCTATAAGAGATGCACTTCCTGGAGCGAATTGTGGTGGATGTGGTTATCCTGGATGTGATGGATTTGCAAATGCAGTAGTTAAAGGAGAAGCACCAGTTGATGGATGTCCAGTAGGAGGAAGTGATTGTGCAACTTTAGTTGCAAAGATCATGGGAGTAAGTGCAGAAGGTAAAGTTAAGCAAGTAGCAAGAGTACTATGTAAAGGCGGTAAAGATACATGCACTGATAAATATGTATATGATGGTTTTGAAGATTGTAGAGCAGCAAATATGTTATTAGGTGGATCAAAAAGCTGTGAATACGGATGTATGGGACTAGGATCATGTGTGGCAGTTTGCCCATTTGATGCAATTCACATAAATGAAGAAGGACTTGCAGAAGTTGAACCAGATAAGTGTACAGCATGTGGCAAATGTATAGAAGTATGTCCAAAAGATGTAATAGCATATGTTCCATACGAACAATTAACAGTAGTTGACTGTAACAACAAAGAAAGAGGAGCACATGTTAAAAAGAATTGTAATGTAGCATGTATAGCTTGCGGAATATGTGAAAGATCATGCCCGTTTGATGCAATTCACGTAGAAAACTTACTTGCAGTTATAGATTACGATAAATGTACAAATTGTATGATATGTGCAGAAAAATGTCCAACAGGATCAATAACAGCAGATTTTAACCTAAGAAAAACAGCAGAAATAATAGAAGAAAAATGTATAGGGTGTACACTATGTACAAAAGTTTGTCCAGTAGACGCAATAGAAGGAAAACTAAAAGAAGTACATAAAATAGATCCAGAAAAATGCATAGGATGCGGCAAATGCGAAGAAAAATGCCCAAAAGATGCGATATTCATGAAATAA
- the rsxA gene encoding electron transport complex subunit RsxA: MENANLFVILVSAILVNNFVMSRFLGICPFLGVSKQVETAFGMGMAVTFVMTLAGIFTYFVQMYILIPLGLEYLQIVAFILVIASLVQFVEIVLKKTSPTLYQALGVFLPLITTNCAVLGLALLNIQYKFNLLQTITHSIGAAIGFSLAIVLFAGIREKLEIADVPKPFEGFPIALITASLMSIAFLGFAGLV, translated from the coding sequence ATGGAAAATGCAAACTTATTTGTTATCCTTGTTAGCGCAATATTAGTTAATAACTTTGTTATGTCAAGATTCTTAGGAATATGTCCATTTTTAGGTGTTTCTAAGCAAGTTGAAACAGCTTTTGGCATGGGTATGGCAGTAACGTTCGTTATGACGCTAGCAGGTATTTTTACTTATTTTGTACAAATGTATATTCTTATTCCGTTAGGATTAGAGTATTTGCAGATTGTGGCTTTTATTTTAGTAATAGCATCATTAGTTCAATTTGTTGAGATTGTTCTTAAAAAAACAAGTCCTACTTTATATCAGGCACTTGGAGTATTTTTGCCACTTATAACTACAAACTGTGCTGTTCTTGGACTTGCACTTTTAAATATTCAGTATAAATTTAATTTATTACAAACAATAACTCATTCTATAGGTGCTGCAATAGGTTTTTCATTAGCAATTGTATTATTTGCTGGAATTAGAGAAAAATTAGAAATTGCTGATGTTCCAAAACCTTTTGAAGGGTTTCCGATTGCATTAATTACAGCGAGTCTAATGTCGATAGCATTTTTAGGCTTTGCAGGACTAGTATAG
- the rsxE gene encoding electron transport complex subunit RsxE codes for MKKYKILLNGIVKENPIFVQLLGMCPTLAVTTSAENGLGMGLATTAVLMGSNVVISMLRKIVPEKIRIPIFTVVIASFVTIIGMIMEGYVPALYKQLGLFIPLIVVNCIILARAEAFAFKNKVSSSAIDGLGMGLGFTLALVILGSVRELFGAGSIFGIHLLWASYKPALIMILPPGAFLALGLLLAIKNVIDSKKSLN; via the coding sequence TTGAAAAAATATAAAATTTTATTAAATGGAATAGTAAAAGAAAACCCAATTTTTGTTCAACTTCTTGGAATGTGTCCTACTCTTGCTGTAACTACTTCAGCTGAAAATGGACTAGGAATGGGACTTGCTACAACAGCGGTACTTATGGGTTCAAATGTAGTTATTTCAATGCTTAGAAAAATAGTTCCAGAAAAAATAAGAATTCCTATTTTTACAGTAGTTATTGCAAGTTTTGTAACAATAATTGGAATGATTATGGAAGGATATGTACCTGCCTTATATAAACAATTAGGTTTATTTATTCCTTTAATAGTTGTTAACTGTATCATATTGGCTCGTGCAGAAGCATTTGCATTTAAAAACAAAGTGTCTTCTTCAGCTATAGATGGACTAGGAATGGGTCTTGGATTTACACTTGCTTTAGTTATTCTTGGTTCAGTAAGAGAATTATTTGGAGCAGGAAGTATTTTTGGTATTCATTTATTATGGGCTTCTTATAAGCCGGCTCTAATAATGATATTACCGCCAGGAGCATTTTTAGCATTAGGATTATTACTTGCAATTAAAAACGTTATTGACAGTAAAAAGTCGCTTAATTAG